One genomic region from Bacillota bacterium encodes:
- a CDS encoding LON peptidase substrate-binding domain-containing protein — MEPLVTLPLFPLHAVLFPGMPLPLYVFEERYRQMMHMVLEQDKQFGVVLIREGKEVGGPAVPYRWGTVARITALQNLPDGTMNLWTVGEQRFRIVKIVQHEPFMLAQVMLLPDVCDSCEHRVLPIVHHATDRLEQYVRLLFSPEGGKHFVVELPNNPRVLANTIGAVLQVPLVQKQKLLEIDDVVQRLEAALALLEQEIENLLLKAAEQSARRAVHPFRPEEKVVSRN; from the coding sequence ATGGAACCGCTGGTAACGCTACCGCTGTTTCCGTTGCATGCTGTCTTGTTTCCGGGGATGCCTTTGCCCCTGTACGTCTTTGAAGAGCGCTATCGCCAGATGATGCACATGGTGCTCGAACAGGACAAGCAGTTTGGAGTCGTGCTTATCCGCGAAGGCAAGGAGGTAGGCGGTCCGGCGGTTCCCTACCGCTGGGGAACCGTTGCCCGTATCACCGCCCTGCAGAATCTGCCCGATGGCACTATGAATCTGTGGACAGTGGGCGAGCAACGTTTCCGCATTGTGAAGATAGTGCAACATGAGCCTTTTATGCTAGCACAAGTGATGCTTCTGCCCGATGTCTGTGACAGCTGTGAACATCGTGTTTTGCCCATTGTGCACCACGCGACCGACCGTCTGGAACAGTATGTGCGTCTGCTCTTCAGCCCTGAAGGTGGTAAACACTTTGTGGTGGAGCTCCCCAACAATCCTCGCGTGCTGGCGAACACCATCGGCGCCGTCCTTCAGGTTCCTCTGGTACAAAAACAGAAGCTCCTCGAGATAGATGATGTGGTTCAGCGTCTGGAGGCGGCGCTGGCTTTGCTGGAGCAAGAGATTGAAAACCTGTTGCTGAAGGCAGCAGAACAGTCTGCCCGTCGTGCCGTGCATCCCTTTCGCCCCGAAGAGAAGGTGGTTTCACGCAATTAG
- a CDS encoding isocitrate dehydrogenase (NAD(+)), translating to MSTVTLIPGDGIGPEVVDAAVRVVEATHVPVRWERFEAGTEVMNKYGTPLPDEVFNSVLKNRIALKGPITTPVGTGYSSPNVALRKRLNLFANVRPAKNLPGVKTRYEGVDLVVIRENSEDLYSGLEHIVVPGVVESLKIITERASLRIARFAFEYAVRHGRKRVTAVHKANIMKLSDGLFLECCRRVARDYPQIEYEELIVDNTCMQLVTRPERFDVMVMENLYGDIISDLCAGLVGGLGLTPSANVGEDGIVVYEAVHGSAPDIAGQNLANPIALILCAAMMLEDLGETSAAERVRQAVYRVLSEGKVRTRDLGGTATTSELTDAIIAAMQA from the coding sequence ATGTCTACCGTGACGCTTATCCCCGGCGATGGCATCGGCCCGGAGGTGGTCGATGCCGCCGTCCGGGTGGTAGAGGCTACCCACGTGCCCGTCCGCTGGGAGCGATTCGAGGCGGGCACGGAGGTCATGAACAAATACGGCACGCCCCTGCCCGATGAAGTGTTCAACTCGGTGTTGAAGAACCGCATCGCGCTGAAGGGGCCCATCACCACTCCCGTCGGCACGGGCTACAGCAGCCCAAACGTGGCTTTACGCAAACGGCTGAATCTGTTCGCGAACGTACGCCCTGCCAAAAACCTGCCTGGCGTGAAAACACGTTACGAAGGCGTGGACCTGGTCGTCATCCGCGAGAACAGTGAGGACCTCTACTCGGGGCTGGAACATATCGTCGTGCCTGGGGTGGTGGAGAGCCTCAAAATCATCACCGAGCGCGCCAGCCTGCGCATCGCCCGATTTGCCTTTGAGTATGCCGTCAGACATGGGCGGAAAAGGGTAACCGCAGTCCACAAAGCAAACATCATGAAGCTCAGCGACGGGCTGTTTCTGGAGTGCTGCCGGCGTGTGGCGCGCGATTATCCACAGATTGAATACGAAGAGCTGATTGTGGACAACACCTGTATGCAGCTGGTCACCCGTCCCGAAAGGTTTGATGTGATGGTGATGGAGAACCTGTATGGCGACATCATCTCCGACCTTTGCGCAGGGCTGGTGGGCGGACTGGGGTTGACTCCAAGCGCAAATGTGGGAGAAGACGGGATTGTGGTGTATGAAGCAGTGCATGGCTCCGCGCCAGATATCGCAGGACAGAACCTTGCCAACCCGATTGCGCTGATTCTCTGTGCGGCGATGATGCTGGAGGACCTCGGTGAGACCTCTGCTGCCGAGCGGGTGCGCCAGGCGGTCTACCGCGTGCTCAGCGAAGGCAAGGTGCGAACCCGCGACCTGGGGGGAACCGCCACCACCTCCGAGTTAACCGATGCCATCATCGCTGCGATGCAGGCTTAA